TCAGTCTTTCTGAGATTTTGGCGATTTGATTGGCTCGTAGTTGCTGGTATTTTGCTGTTTGTTTTCATCTGGCTCATACCCATTTCTTCGCGCAAACTGTCAATCTCTGTATCTGGCGATGAACTAAGATTGGCTGCACTTGTTGCTAGTTCGTTATTGACAGAATAGACTTCAATTATGCGTCGCTTGAATAAATACTCAATCTGGTAAAGCCCTGCTGCAATAACAAGCCATATGGTACTAACCCAACCGTATAGCGTTGTCTCAGCTGAAGAATTATATTCATAGGTTATTTCTTGGAAACTAAGACCGAATAAAGGCATGAGCAAGATAGCAAGCCCTACTGCTGTCAGCGTAGCCAAGAATATAGCAAGCCAGCCATACAATCCTTCCCACCAGCTTATTAACCCTGGAAACCATCCTTGAAGCGTGCCTATCTCTGGTGGCTGAAATGATGGGATGAATTGACCGAGAATCAGATGCAGAATGTGATGGACAAATGCGATCGCAACTATTGGAGATAGCATTGCTATTATTCCAAAGAAAGCTAATACTTCCGGACTATCAACCAGTATCGCCAGATTGACACCCACACTTCCCGTAATTCTAACAATAACTAGAATAACTGCTAAAGATAAAGCCAAACTCATGGCTTTTAGCCAGGATGTGGGGTAAGGAAACCATGCAGCACAGTGGATATGTTGCAAATTTTGTTTGGCAAGTTCTGCAAGATTTTGCTTTTTCATAAAAATGTAAATGAGAGCAGCTAAGAAAGTAACTTTCTATTTAAGAGTTCCCATTACTGGAGGATAGATCAACATTGGCTAGCAATTTTTAAGCGATCGCTCTCACCTACATCCCCCAAATACTGTTACTGTCAGATTAATATCTCATTAACACCATGCAGTTTTCGGGCATGATTCATCTAGACGATATTGCACAATTCTTAGATTATTTCTTTGCCGTCCATCGCTTTAAAGACGACCAAGGTGGCATTTATAGCCCATCATCGCGCCCCATTCGTTGTATCGGTTTAGCTTTAGAACCTTGGGCGGACTTAGGAGAATGGGCAAAATATAAACGCATAGATGCCCTATTTTTACATCGTCCCTGGAAACTTGAACCAAATCAACTTGCACCCAATATCGGTGTAGTTGCATATCACTTAGCCTTTGACGAACGCATGACACTCGGTTTTAATCCCCGACTTGCTGATGTTTTGGGGATGTCTGCATTGGAGGTGTTGGGTGAGAAAGAAGGACGACCCATAGGCGCGATCGCAGATATTCCTATACACACTTTCCCTAGCTACTGCGATCGCATACATCAAATCTTCGGCGGACTAGACAAAGCTATTGCTAATAGCAAAAATGACATCAAGCGCGTGGCTGTAGTCGGCGCAATGAATGATGCCCTAGTACGCGAAGCCGCAGCGCGAGGCGCAGATTTATACATTACTGGACAGTTGAGACAGCCAGCAGAAGAAGCAGTTCTAGAAACTGGAATTTCAGTCATTGCAGTCGGTCATCGACGATGCGAAGAGTGGGGGTTGCGATCGCTTGCTGGAATCTTGCGCGATCGCTGGTCTAGCCTTGAAGTGCAAACATTAAGCTAGCAGACGACGCTATAAGTAGAACATGAGTCGTTTTATGCTGCGCAATCCCATGTAGCGTAAGCTTTTTAGCTTTTCTCTACTTCTCTACCTAATCTTTTTCTCTACTCTCTCTATACTCTCACTAAAAAATAACTTTAT
The window above is part of the Microcoleus sp. FACHB-831 genome. Proteins encoded here:
- a CDS encoding Nif3-like dinuclear metal center hexameric protein, which encodes MQFSGMIHLDDIAQFLDYFFAVHRFKDDQGGIYSPSSRPIRCIGLALEPWADLGEWAKYKRIDALFLHRPWKLEPNQLAPNIGVVAYHLAFDERMTLGFNPRLADVLGMSALEVLGEKEGRPIGAIADIPIHTFPSYCDRIHQIFGGLDKAIANSKNDIKRVAVVGAMNDALVREAAARGADLYITGQLRQPAEEAVLETGISVIAVGHRRCEEWGLRSLAGILRDRWSSLEVQTLS